In Streptococcus oralis, a single window of DNA contains:
- a CDS encoding metal-sulfur cluster assembly factor translates to MRDDIKINDRALALQDQIIEKLEKVFDTDVELDVYNLGLIYEINLDETGLCKIVMTFTDTACDCAESLPIEIVAGLKQIEGIEDVKVEVTWSPAWKITRISRYGRIALGLPPR, encoded by the coding sequence TCAATGACCGCGCTTTGGCCTTGCAAGACCAAATTATCGAAAAACTAGAGAAGGTTTTTGATACAGATGTGGAATTGGATGTTTACAATCTGGGCTTGATTTATGAAATCAATCTGGATGAAACAGGTCTCTGTAAGATTGTCATGACCTTCACCGATACTGCCTGCGATTGTGCCGAAAGTTTGCCTATCGAAATCGTTGCAGGTCTAAAACAAATCGAGGGTATCGAAGATGTCAAGGTTGAAGTTACCTGGTCTCCCGCTTGGAAGATTACACGAATTAGTCGCTACGGACGCATTGCCCTTGGACTGCCACCTCGTTAA